The genomic stretch GGATATGGCTGAAGCAACCGTTGCACGGTCAACCGCATTGTTAAAAGAAAGGCGGACGACCGGGCTGAGTTTTATATTATAATTGGTGACCGCGGTCAAGGCAGTGCTGTTGTCGATCTTCGCAGCAACCAATGCAATGGGCACGGGTGGTAATGGAGTTGGTGTGGTACCACCGCCGCTGTCTCCTTTACTGCACCCCAGTAAAAAGAATACCGATGCTGTTACTGCTGTTGCTGTTCTTATCATCAGATCATAACCTTTTAAAAAATGAGTGTTGAAATAGAATGAGGCAGCGCCATGCAATCCGCAGCCTTTCCGTTTATCCATAAATTGAATGGCGTTTTGATGCTGCCCTGGTTCATTACGATCACAACCACTTTACCATCGGGATTTAAAAAAGCGGTGGTCAGCAACTGGCTCCGGCTGCTGCTGCTGATGATCCTTTTGGCACCCGGCTTAATGAATTTCGAAAAATGCCCGATATAATAATAAGCATTGGTATAAATAAGCTGGCCGGTCCTTGTATCACCATGCACAGGAGCGAAACAGAAGTTCTGCACGTGATTGGGGCCGCCTTTTTCATCCAGCAAAATATTCCAGTCGGTGAAGCCTACCATGCCATTATTGAAATCATTGATCATGCTGCGGCCATACTCTTCGCCCAATACCCAGGCATTGTACCTTGTTGAATCAAAACTTTCCGCACAACCTTCGGTGAAGAAGATATTCTTATCCGGGTATGATTCATACACCCTTCTCAGGTTGTCATACATGGGCGTGCCCCCGCTCCAGTCTTCGTACCAGTGAAAACCGATACCCCAGATATATTTAGCGGCTTCGGGATCATTGAAATAGGTTTGCGCCCGCTGGTAGACCAGGTCCCGGTTATGATCCCATACAATGATCTTTTTATCTTTCAGCCCTTCTTTCTCCATGGTGGGGCCTAAATGTTTTTTCAGGAAATCCCTTTCTTCTTCCCCGGTGTAGATACAGCTCTCCCAGCGTTGCTTTGCCATGGGTTCATTCTGGATGCTGATGCCCCATAACGGCGCTCCTTCTTTTTCATACTCCTTGATGAACTTTGTGTAATACATGGCCCAGCTGTT from Chitinophagaceae bacterium encodes the following:
- a CDS encoding glycoside hydrolase family 30 protein, giving the protein MKKINLILAAVILFSCSGNREKKDTAVPFSTEGKKITVYTTADSSNYRLSETGILEFKEKGQPFENEVSIFVDPSKTFQAYFGIGAALTDASAETFYKLPKEKQQELLTAYFDAGKGIGYTVARTNINSCDFSSDMYTYVQDGDTELKSFSIEHDKKFKLPFIKEAMKASGNKLNLFASPWSPPAWMKDNNDMLHGGKLKAEYYNSWAMYYTKFIKEYEKEGAPLWGISIQNEPMAKQRWESCIYTGEEERDFLKKHLGPTMEKEGLKDKKIIVWDHNRDLVYQRAQTYFNDPEAAKYIWGIGFHWYEDWSGGTPMYDNLRRVYESYPDKNIFFTEGCAESFDSTRYNAWVLGEEYGRSMINDFNNGMVGFTDWNILLDEKGGPNHVQNFCFAPVHGDTRTGQLIYTNAYYYIGHFSKFIKPGAKRIISSSSRSQLLTTAFLNPDGKVVVIVMNQGSIKTPFNLWINGKAADCMALPHSISTLIF